In one Sphingobacterium daejeonense genomic region, the following are encoded:
- a CDS encoding ABC-F family ATP-binding cassette domain-containing protein, producing MISINNLTFEIGSRALYDEANWHIKPGDKVGLIGANGTGKSTLLKLIVGEYSPTSGTISMAKDLKLGYLNQDLLSYHSEKSILHVAMEAFERQNQLHTEIENLLKKLETDYSDDILNKLSDKQTEFEALDGYSIEFRAHEILAGLGFSEEEQQRPLATFSGGWRMRVMLARILLQAPDILLLDEPTNHLDLPSIKWLETYLQSFEGAIVIVSHDRYFLDRIINKTVESRKGKLTLYAGNYSFYLEEKSLRGEIQSNQFKNQQAKIKQEEKLIERFRSKASKAKMVQSRIKALDRMEKVEEVDDDNPEVNFSFKFSKPSGRHVVTLENISKSYPNVEILENTDGLIEKGDKIALIGANGKGKSTLLRIVADADKEFEGKSTKGHNVSQTFFAQHQLEALHLENSVLQELVAFAPKHTETELRSILGSFLFTGDDVFKKIKVLSGGEKSRVALAKALTADANFLVLDEPTNHLDMASVNILIQALQQYEGSFIVVSHDRYFLDNIANKIWFIENKEIKEYPGSYQEYEEWNSKRVIKPEIKQEKKPKEEPKKEKAAPTEDVKRIIQKKNKELSLLEEKIEEQEVLVKRLETELAQEDIYSDAVKLQEYTRNYNSEKAKLETLQQDWESLAEEIMNLEG from the coding sequence ATGATATCTATAAATAACTTAACATTCGAAATTGGATCAAGGGCCTTATACGATGAGGCCAACTGGCATATTAAACCAGGTGATAAAGTTGGTCTAATCGGTGCTAATGGTACCGGAAAATCAACTTTATTGAAACTTATCGTCGGAGAGTATTCACCTACCAGCGGTACAATCTCTATGGCCAAAGATCTTAAGTTAGGTTATTTAAATCAAGATTTACTTTCTTATCATTCGGAGAAGAGCATTCTTCATGTTGCCATGGAGGCTTTTGAACGTCAGAATCAGCTTCATACAGAAATAGAAAATCTGTTGAAAAAACTGGAAACTGATTATTCCGATGATATCTTGAATAAGCTGAGCGATAAGCAAACAGAATTCGAGGCATTGGATGGTTACAGTATAGAATTCCGTGCTCATGAAATCCTTGCAGGATTGGGATTTTCAGAAGAAGAACAACAAAGACCATTAGCTACCTTCTCAGGAGGATGGAGAATGCGTGTTATGTTGGCGAGAATCTTGTTGCAAGCGCCTGATATCTTATTACTGGATGAGCCTACCAACCACTTGGACTTACCATCAATCAAATGGCTTGAAACGTATTTGCAAAGTTTCGAAGGTGCAATTGTTATTGTATCCCATGACCGTTACTTCTTGGACCGTATTATCAATAAAACTGTTGAATCAAGAAAAGGAAAATTAACGCTCTATGCAGGTAACTATAGTTTTTACCTAGAGGAAAAATCTCTGCGTGGTGAAATCCAGAGCAATCAATTTAAGAACCAACAGGCTAAGATCAAGCAAGAAGAGAAACTAATCGAAAGATTCCGTTCCAAAGCAAGTAAAGCAAAAATGGTTCAGTCCCGAATCAAGGCTTTGGATAGAATGGAAAAAGTGGAGGAAGTGGATGATGATAACCCTGAGGTAAACTTCAGCTTTAAATTCTCCAAACCATCAGGCAGGCATGTGGTGACCTTGGAAAACATTTCCAAATCGTATCCAAATGTTGAAATTTTGGAAAACACGGATGGTTTGATTGAAAAAGGAGATAAAATCGCATTAATCGGTGCCAATGGTAAAGGTAAATCTACTTTGCTAAGGATTGTTGCTGATGCTGACAAAGAATTTGAAGGAAAAAGTACGAAAGGACACAATGTTTCACAAACGTTCTTTGCCCAACATCAATTAGAGGCTTTGCATTTAGAAAATTCTGTTCTTCAAGAATTAGTTGCCTTTGCTCCTAAACATACAGAAACAGAACTACGTTCTATTTTGGGTAGTTTCCTATTTACTGGCGATGATGTTTTCAAAAAGATCAAAGTTTTGTCTGGGGGTGAAAAATCAAGGGTTGCTCTTGCTAAAGCATTGACTGCAGATGCCAATTTCTTGGTACTGGATGAGCCGACCAATCACTTGGATATGGCATCTGTCAATATCTTAATTCAAGCTCTTCAACAGTATGAAGGATCATTTATTGTCGTATCCCACGACCGATATTTTCTGGACAATATTGCCAATAAAATCTGGTTTATTGAAAACAAGGAAATAAAAGAATACCCTGGATCCTACCAAGAATATGAGGAATGGAACTCAAAACGTGTTATCAAACCTGAAATCAAGCAGGAAAAGAAACCGAAAGAGGAACCAAAGAAGGAGAAAGCAGCTCCAACCGAAGACGTAAAAAGGATTATTCAAAAAAAGAATAAAGAGTTAAGTCTATTGGAAGAGAAAATCGAAGAGCAAGAGGTTTTGGTTAAACGTCTGGAAACTGAACTAGCACAAGAAGACATTTATTCTGATGCTGTCAAATTACAGGAATACACTCGGAATTACAATTCTGAAAAAGCAAAG